A region from the Leptospirillum ferriphilum ML-04 genome encodes:
- a CDS encoding MarR family winged helix-turn-helix transcriptional regulator gives MEDRRDPVNLEEEPFRMLLRPLAEAYLSFIRESDRHAEKMGLTGGQFDVIATLGDTDGMCCRELSEKTLVTKGTLTGVLDRLERKGLIYGTTSPSDRRIRIIRLTNKGEALFRKVFPEHMDYLKPFFQRALTGAEMKTLKELLLKVRDSFQEEPGSPVA, from the coding sequence ATGGAGGACAGGAGAGACCCGGTCAATCTGGAAGAAGAACCCTTCCGGATGCTCCTGAGACCTCTGGCGGAAGCCTATCTTTCCTTTATCCGGGAGTCGGACCGCCATGCGGAAAAAATGGGATTGACCGGAGGTCAGTTCGATGTCATTGCCACCCTGGGGGATACCGACGGCATGTGCTGCCGGGAGCTGTCCGAGAAAACACTGGTGACGAAAGGAACGTTAACCGGGGTTCTGGACAGGCTGGAGAGGAAAGGATTGATCTACGGGACCACTTCGCCTTCCGATCGGCGCATCCGGATTATCCGGTTGACGAACAAGGGTGAGGCGCTGTTCAGAAAAGTCTTTCCGGAACACATGGATTATCTGAAACCTTTTTTCCAGAGAGCATTAACAGGTGCAGAAATGAAGACGCTGAAAGAGTTGTTGTTGAAAGTGCGGGACAGTTTTCAGGAAGAACCGGGTTCCCCTGTCGCGTAG
- a CDS encoding SIR2 family NAD-dependent protein deacylase: MTDSDPLKDIHRLLRQSDSLLITAGAGMGIDSGLPDFRGTHGFWRAYPALGEAGLSFEEMANPRAFRANIRQAWGFYGHRLNLYRRTDPHQGFQDLLDLGKQFPGGFFVFTSNVDGQFQKAGFPDDRIVECHGSIHFLQCLNACRSEVWKADSLTPSIDESSCRLLSAPPSCVYCVRPARPNVLMFGDGEWVGQRTRQQMLAFRQWFRSVSRPVVLEIGAGESVPTVRHFGESLGCPLVRINPREWEVPQDSNKVGWAIGAKEGLGILANTYGRKNRLQ; encoded by the coding sequence ATGACCGACAGCGATCCCCTGAAAGACATCCATCGTCTTCTTCGTCAGTCCGACAGCCTCCTGATCACCGCCGGGGCAGGGATGGGGATTGATTCTGGACTTCCGGATTTTCGTGGAACCCATGGATTCTGGAGAGCTTACCCGGCACTGGGAGAAGCCGGGCTGTCCTTTGAAGAAATGGCGAATCCCCGGGCTTTTCGAGCCAATATCCGACAAGCCTGGGGATTTTATGGTCACCGTCTGAACCTCTATCGGCGCACCGATCCCCACCAGGGCTTTCAGGACCTTCTGGATCTTGGAAAACAGTTTCCGGGAGGTTTTTTCGTTTTTACAAGCAATGTGGACGGACAATTTCAAAAGGCGGGCTTTCCGGACGACCGTATCGTCGAATGCCATGGATCCATTCATTTCCTGCAATGTCTGAACGCCTGCCGTTCCGAAGTCTGGAAGGCCGACAGCTTAACGCCAAGCATTGATGAGTCCTCCTGTCGTCTTCTCTCTGCTCCTCCCTCCTGCGTCTATTGCGTCCGTCCCGCGAGACCGAATGTCTTGATGTTTGGAGACGGGGAATGGGTCGGACAAAGAACCCGTCAGCAAATGCTTGCCTTTCGACAGTGGTTCCGGTCCGTTTCCCGACCGGTTGTCCTGGAAATCGGCGCCGGTGAGTCCGTACCGACAGTCCGGCATTTTGGTGAATCGCTCGGGTGCCCTCTTGTCCGCATCAATCCACGGGAATGGGAGGTCCCGCAAGACAGCAATAAGGTAGGATGGGCGATCGGCGCAAAAGAGGGACTGGGAATTCTCGCGAATACCTATGGGCGAAAAAATCGCTTGCAATAA
- a CDS encoding CDGSH iron-sulfur domain-containing protein, which yields MGRFSPIVRDEKAGTYYWCSCGESQGQPFCDGSHSRKHTGKAPLEVKIESDRKVAWCTCKQSSKKPFCDGTHSRVS from the coding sequence ATGGGTCGTTTTTCCCCGATTGTCCGGGACGAAAAAGCGGGTACATATTACTGGTGCTCCTGTGGGGAATCCCAGGGCCAACCATTTTGCGACGGCTCTCATAGCCGGAAACACACCGGAAAGGCTCCGCTTGAGGTCAAGATCGAATCCGACCGGAAAGTGGCCTGGTGCACCTGCAAGCAGTCTTCAAAAAAGCCCTTCTGCGACGGAACGCATTCCCGCGTATCCTGA
- a CDS encoding DoxX family protein, producing the protein MKAFFSTNDFLSLTIIRIGVGAVLLPHGFQKLLGWFGGFGWGPTIGFFSHSLHIPVFLTVLVILGESLGSVAMLMGFMTRFVATGYILIMLGAIDLVHWQNGFFMNWFGKQAGEGFEYHLLVIAMAASLLVGGGGKWSLDGVIARYLDRA; encoded by the coding sequence ATGAAGGCATTTTTTTCCACGAACGACTTCTTGTCGCTCACAATCATTCGCATCGGAGTTGGTGCGGTCTTGTTGCCTCATGGATTCCAGAAACTTCTGGGGTGGTTTGGAGGATTTGGCTGGGGACCGACGATCGGGTTCTTTTCCCATTCCCTTCACATCCCGGTTTTTTTGACAGTGCTTGTCATTTTGGGTGAATCGCTGGGAAGCGTTGCCATGCTGATGGGATTCATGACCCGTTTTGTCGCGACAGGCTATATCCTGATCATGCTGGGTGCGATTGATCTGGTGCACTGGCAGAACGGATTTTTCATGAACTGGTTTGGAAAGCAGGCGGGAGAAGGTTTCGAGTACCACCTGCTGGTCATTGCGATGGCCGCGTCCCTGCTGGTGGGCGGGGGCGGAAAATGGTCTCTGGACGGGGTGATTGCCCGATACCTCGACAGGGCCTGA